A genomic stretch from Paraburkholderia dioscoreae includes:
- a CDS encoding NAD-glutamate dehydrogenase, with the protein MQAKNEEAVTHLLNDVVEFARGRLPEPTFKVVEPFLRHYYDFVDADDLQSRSIADLYGAALAHWQTAQRFVAGAERLRVYNPILEQHGWHSDHTVIEIVNDDMPFLVDSVSMAVNRHGLALHSVVHPVFRIWRAPDGTIARVSQGAEEATDTRSHLTSFIHFEVDRCGDAAKLDALRDDIARVLRDVRAAVEDWPKIVELARVTIKGMKAGEGGPEGLEARAFLEWMVADHFTFLGQRDYELVQHDTGYGLRAVPGSGLGILRDALRPVGAAEVTPLPPAAVEIISASSPIFLTKANSRATVHRPGYLDYVGIKLADADGKVTGERRFIGLYTSTAYFVSASEIPIVRRKCANIVRRAGFLAKGHLAKSLVTVLETYPRDELFQAEEDQLYEIALGVLRLQEHQRTRLFVRRDRFDRFVSCLVFVPRDKYNTDLRQRIANLLADAFNGESVEFTPLLSESTLARIHFVVHAKPGGMPNVDTHELEARLVQVARRWQDDLADALLDAFGEEQGNRLLQHYADSFPAGYRDDYPARTAVRDIELIERVQGSERLAMNLYRPIESGPRAFRFKVYRAGLPIALSRSLPMLEHLGVRVDEERPYLIEALGATPAWIHDFGLELADDAEFDIERVKDLFEEAFEQVWTGAIESDDFNRLVLRAQLDAREVTILRAYAKYLRQVGSTFSDAYIERAVTGNPAIARMLVELFVARFDPVLGETREARVDGWLRTIDSALDQVPNLDEDRILRQFLGVIKATQRTNYYRFDAEGHPKPYLSFKFNPALVPGLPEPKPMFEIWVYSPRVEGVHLRGGRVARGGLRWSDRREDFRTEVLGLMKAQMVKNVVIVPVGSKGGFVVKNPPPQTERDAWMHEGIACYQTFLRGLLDLTDNLAGTAVVPPPDVVRHDPDDPYLVVAADKGTATFSDYANAISQEYGFWLDDAFASGGSVGYDHKKMAITARGAWESVKRHFREMGVDTQTTDFTVVGVGDMSGDVFGNGMLLSPHIRLVAAFDHRHIFLDPNPDPAVSLAERGRLFVLDRSSWADYDPSLISAGGGVFPRSAKTIPLSQAVQSVLGISAPALAPAELMRAILQAPVDLLYNGGIGTYVKASRETHLQVGDRANDAIRVNGADLRCKVVAEGGNLGLTQLGRIEFAQRGGRINTDAIDNSAGVDCSDHEVNIKILLGLVVAEGEMTEKQRNALLAEMTDEVGLLVLQDNYYQTQALSIAGRYGVELLDAEARLMRYLERTGRLNRVIEFLPTDEELAERQAAKQGLTTPERAVLLAYSKMWLYDALLESSMPEDPLVADMLVEYFPKPLRQRFSEPMQRHPLRREILATHLTNALVNRVGCEFVHRLMEETDAQPGDIARACIMARDVFDLDHVWRSIDALDNRVADDVQARMFVEVARLVERSALWFLRQLQSGAVSDGEVAGLLARCRDAAQRLASQWPALLPGADLEALSERQRVFADAGVDSELAVRVASGEISAALLDIAEVASTCGRSLELVAGVYFALGTLLNSSWISERATALPVPTHWDMLARATALAELARLKRALTTSALAGANEASTPDALVEAWRQKRTAQLERYARLLIDLRATGGASLSMLLVIVREMAALERA; encoded by the coding sequence ATGCAAGCAAAGAACGAAGAAGCTGTCACGCACTTGCTGAACGATGTCGTCGAATTTGCGCGGGGGCGCCTACCCGAACCTACCTTCAAGGTCGTCGAGCCGTTTCTACGGCACTACTACGATTTCGTCGACGCCGACGATCTGCAAAGCCGCTCGATTGCCGATCTCTACGGCGCCGCGCTCGCGCACTGGCAAACGGCGCAGCGCTTCGTAGCCGGCGCCGAACGGCTGCGCGTCTATAACCCGATTCTCGAACAGCACGGCTGGCACTCCGATCACACCGTGATCGAAATCGTCAATGACGACATGCCGTTTCTGGTCGATTCGGTCTCGATGGCGGTCAACCGGCATGGCCTCGCGCTGCATTCCGTCGTGCACCCGGTGTTTCGCATCTGGCGTGCGCCCGACGGCACGATCGCGCGGGTGAGTCAGGGCGCTGAAGAAGCCACCGACACGCGTTCGCACCTGACTTCGTTCATCCACTTCGAAGTAGACCGTTGCGGCGACGCCGCAAAACTCGACGCGCTGCGCGACGATATCGCGAGGGTATTGCGCGACGTGCGGGCGGCGGTTGAAGACTGGCCGAAGATCGTCGAACTCGCGCGCGTCACGATCAAAGGCATGAAAGCCGGCGAGGGGGGACCGGAAGGTCTGGAAGCACGCGCGTTTCTCGAATGGATGGTGGCCGATCATTTCACCTTTCTCGGTCAGCGCGATTACGAACTGGTGCAGCACGATACCGGCTACGGTCTGCGCGCGGTGCCGGGCTCGGGCCTGGGCATTCTGCGCGACGCACTGCGGCCGGTAGGCGCCGCCGAGGTCACACCCCTGCCGCCGGCCGCCGTCGAGATCATTTCCGCTTCGTCGCCGATCTTTCTCACCAAGGCCAATTCGCGGGCCACCGTGCACCGGCCGGGCTATCTGGACTACGTGGGCATCAAGCTGGCCGATGCGGACGGCAAGGTAACTGGCGAGCGTCGGTTCATCGGTCTCTATACATCCACGGCGTATTTCGTGTCGGCCTCGGAGATTCCGATCGTGCGGCGCAAATGCGCGAATATCGTGCGGCGTGCCGGATTTCTGGCCAAAGGTCATCTGGCGAAGTCGCTCGTGACCGTGCTCGAAACCTATCCGCGCGACGAGCTTTTTCAGGCCGAAGAAGATCAGCTCTACGAAATCGCGCTAGGCGTGCTGCGTTTGCAGGAGCATCAGCGCACCCGTCTGTTCGTGCGGCGAGACCGCTTCGACCGGTTCGTGTCGTGCCTCGTGTTCGTGCCGCGCGACAAGTACAACACCGATCTGCGCCAGCGTATCGCGAATCTGCTGGCCGACGCGTTCAATGGCGAGAGCGTCGAGTTCACGCCGCTGCTTTCGGAGTCGACGCTGGCGCGCATTCACTTCGTCGTGCATGCGAAACCGGGCGGCATGCCCAATGTCGATACGCACGAGCTGGAAGCGCGGCTCGTGCAGGTTGCACGCCGCTGGCAGGACGATCTCGCCGATGCGTTGCTCGATGCCTTCGGCGAAGAGCAGGGCAACCGTCTGCTGCAACACTACGCAGATTCGTTCCCCGCCGGCTATCGCGACGATTATCCGGCCCGCACGGCGGTGCGCGATATCGAACTGATCGAACGCGTGCAAGGCAGCGAGCGGCTCGCCATGAACCTGTACCGCCCGATCGAATCGGGCCCGCGTGCGTTTCGCTTCAAGGTGTATCGCGCGGGTTTACCGATCGCCCTGTCGCGCAGCCTGCCTATGCTCGAACATCTCGGCGTGCGTGTCGATGAAGAGCGGCCCTATCTGATCGAAGCGTTGGGCGCGACCCCGGCATGGATTCACGATTTCGGCCTCGAACTTGCGGACGACGCGGAGTTCGATATCGAACGCGTCAAGGATCTCTTCGAAGAAGCGTTCGAGCAGGTCTGGACCGGCGCGATCGAAAGCGACGACTTCAATCGCCTTGTATTGCGCGCGCAACTGGATGCGCGCGAGGTGACGATACTGCGCGCCTATGCGAAGTATTTGCGGCAGGTGGGCTCGACCTTCAGCGACGCGTATATCGAGCGCGCAGTGACCGGCAATCCGGCGATTGCGCGCATGCTGGTCGAGCTGTTCGTGGCCCGCTTCGACCCGGTGCTGGGCGAGACGCGCGAGGCGCGCGTCGACGGCTGGCTGCGCACAATCGACAGTGCGCTCGACCAGGTGCCGAATCTCGACGAAGACCGGATACTGCGGCAATTTCTCGGCGTGATCAAAGCCACGCAACGCACCAACTATTATCGTTTCGATGCCGAAGGTCATCCCAAGCCGTATCTGTCCTTCAAGTTCAATCCCGCGCTGGTGCCCGGCTTGCCCGAACCGAAACCGATGTTCGAAATCTGGGTCTACTCGCCGCGCGTGGAAGGCGTGCACTTGCGCGGCGGACGCGTGGCGCGCGGCGGTTTGCGCTGGTCGGACCGGCGCGAGGATTTCCGCACGGAGGTGCTCGGCCTGATGAAGGCCCAGATGGTGAAGAACGTGGTGATCGTGCCGGTCGGTTCCAAAGGCGGCTTCGTCGTGAAGAATCCGCCGCCGCAAACCGAACGCGACGCGTGGATGCATGAGGGCATTGCCTGCTATCAGACCTTCCTGCGCGGCCTGCTCGATCTGACCGACAACCTCGCGGGCACGGCCGTGGTGCCGCCGCCCGACGTAGTGCGTCACGATCCCGACGACCCCTACCTGGTGGTGGCCGCTGACAAAGGCACGGCCACGTTCTCCGACTACGCGAACGCGATTTCGCAAGAATACGGTTTCTGGCTCGACGACGCTTTTGCGTCGGGCGGTTCGGTCGGTTACGACCACAAGAAAATGGCCATCACCGCGCGCGGTGCATGGGAGTCGGTCAAGCGGCACTTCCGCGAAATGGGCGTGGACACGCAGACCACGGATTTCACGGTGGTGGGCGTCGGCGATATGTCGGGCGACGTGTTTGGCAACGGCATGCTGCTGTCGCCGCATATCAGGCTGGTGGCCGCGTTCGATCATCGACATATCTTTCTCGATCCGAATCCCGATCCGGCAGTCAGTCTTGCCGAACGCGGGCGATTGTTCGTGCTCGACCGATCGAGTTGGGCCGACTACGACCCTTCGCTGATCTCGGCGGGCGGCGGCGTATTTCCGCGCAGCGCCAAGACGATTCCGCTTTCGCAGGCGGTGCAGTCGGTGCTCGGCATCAGCGCACCGGCGCTCGCGCCCGCCGAATTGATGCGTGCAATTTTGCAGGCGCCGGTCGATCTGCTCTACAACGGCGGCATCGGCACGTATGTGAAGGCGAGCCGCGAAACGCATCTGCAGGTCGGTGATCGCGCCAACGACGCGATCCGCGTCAATGGCGCGGACTTGCGTTGCAAGGTCGTGGCCGAGGGCGGCAATCTCGGTCTCACGCAACTCGGTCGCATCGAGTTCGCGCAGCGCGGCGGCCGTATCAATACCGATGCGATCGACAATTCCGCGGGCGTCGACTGCTCGGATCACGAGGTCAACATCAAGATTCTGCTGGGGCTGGTCGTTGCCGAAGGCGAGATGACGGAGAAGCAGCGCAATGCGCTGCTCGCCGAAATGACCGACGAGGTCGGTTTGCTCGTTTTGCAGGACAACTACTACCAGACTCAGGCGCTCTCGATCGCCGGCCGGTACGGTGTCGAATTGCTCGATGCGGAAGCACGCCTGATGCGCTACCTCGAACGGACCGGGCGCCTGAATCGCGTGATCGAGTTTTTGCCGACCGATGAAGAGCTCGCCGAACGGCAGGCCGCGAAACAGGGGCTCACCACGCCGGAGCGCGCGGTGCTGCTCGCGTACAGCAAGATGTGGCTATATGACGCGCTGCTCGAATCGTCGATGCCGGAAGACCCGCTCGTCGCCGACATGCTGGTCGAATATTTCCCGAAACCGTTGCGGCAGCGCTTTAGCGAGCCGATGCAGCGCCACCCGCTGCGCCGCGAAATTCTCGCGACACATCTGACCAACGCGCTGGTGAATCGGGTGGGCTGCGAGTTCGTACACCGGTTGATGGAGGAAACCGACGCCCAGCCCGGCGATATCGCGCGGGCCTGCATCATGGCCCGCGACGTGTTCGATCTCGACCACGTCTGGCGCAGTATCGACGCGCTCGACAATCGCGTTGCCGACGACGTCCAGGCGCGCATGTTCGTCGAAGTCGCGCGGCTCGTCGAGCGTTCGGCGCTGTGGTTCCTGCGGCAATTGCAATCGGGTGCGGTCAGCGACGGCGAGGTGGCCGGCCTGCTCGCGCGTTGCCGGGACGCGGCGCAACGGCTGGCGTCGCAATGGCCGGCGCTGCTGCCGGGCGCCGACCTCGAAGCGCTCTCCGAGCGGCAACGCGTGTTCGCGGACGCCGGCGTGGATAGCGAACTGGCGGTGCGGGTCGCGAGCGGCGAGATCTCGGCCGCGCTGCTCGATATCGCCGAAGTGGCTTCGACCTGCGGGCGCAGTCTCGAACTGGTGGCGGGTGTCTATTTCGCGCTCGGTACGCTGCTCAATTCCAGCTGGATCAGCGAGCGCGCCACCGCTTTGCCGGTGCCCACGCACTGGGACATGTTGGCGCGCGCCACGGCGCTGGCCGAACTCGCGCGTCTGAAGCGCGCGTTGACCACCAGCGCACTGGCCGGCGCCAACGAAGCCTCCACACCGGATGCGCTCGTCGAGGCATGGCGTCAGAAGCGCACCGCGCAACTGGAACGCTACGCCCGGCTGCTGATCGATCTGCGGGCCACAGGCGGCGCGAGCCTGTCGATGCTGCTGGTGATCGTGCGGGAGATGGCGGCGCTCGAAAGGGCTTGA
- a CDS encoding alpha/beta fold hydrolase, which translates to MSTWILLRGLTREIRHWGRLPGLLQGAVNEAPHHVGAPARLLLLDLPGNGEFAHLRAPSTVTDMVGFVRNAALQSGMPGPYCVLAMSLGGMVATDWAQRYPYEIERLVLINTSMRPFSLTQERLRPSAWPGLLGVAARWRDAPRAEHGIHRLTCNNVETLGDDLDAWSRIRRSAPVSRGNALRQLWAAARFTAGAARPECPLLILSSRADKLVDPVCSAKLAAAWGALHYEHSWAGHDLPHDDPVWTREQVRAWLGEEHAVPKAVL; encoded by the coding sequence ATGAGCACGTGGATTCTGCTGCGCGGACTCACGCGTGAAATCCGCCACTGGGGCCGCTTGCCCGGCTTGCTGCAAGGAGCGGTCAACGAAGCGCCGCACCATGTGGGCGCGCCTGCCCGTCTGCTGCTGCTCGATCTGCCGGGCAACGGCGAATTCGCGCACCTGCGCGCGCCGTCGACGGTCACGGACATGGTCGGCTTCGTGCGCAATGCCGCCTTGCAAAGCGGCATGCCGGGTCCGTATTGCGTGCTGGCCATGTCGCTCGGCGGCATGGTGGCGACGGACTGGGCGCAACGGTATCCCTACGAGATCGAACGGCTGGTGCTGATCAATACGAGCATGCGGCCGTTTAGCCTGACGCAGGAACGCTTGCGTCCTTCGGCATGGCCGGGCCTGCTGGGCGTGGCCGCGCGCTGGCGCGACGCGCCGCGCGCGGAACACGGCATTCATCGGCTGACATGCAATAACGTCGAGACACTGGGCGACGATCTCGACGCATGGAGCCGGATCCGGCGCAGCGCGCCCGTGAGCCGCGGCAATGCATTGCGGCAACTCTGGGCAGCGGCACGTTTTACCGCAGGCGCGGCGCGACCCGAATGCCCGTTGCTGATTCTTTCTTCGCGCGCCGACAAACTGGTCGACCCGGTGTGTTCGGCAAAGCTCGCGGCGGCGTGGGGCGCCTTGCACTACGAGCATTCGTGGGCCGGTCACGATCTGCCGCACGACGACCCGGTGTGGACCCGCGAGCAGGTCCGCGCATGGCTCGGCGAGGAGCATGCGGTTCCCAAAGCCGTGCTTTGA
- a CDS encoding M14 family zinc carboxypeptidase, whose translation MQPLSFLPDSFAEYEDLRAILDQGSASFAIRTVCETTVRGRQFAVHTASIGSTDPQAPAIGFFGGIHGLERIGSQLVLDYMRALLARLEWDELLVRQLQSIRLIFMPIVNPGGMWAATRANPNGVDLMRNAPQNADERVPLLAGGQRVGAWLPWYRGRAGAPMEPEAAALLHVVETELANRPLSIALDCHSGYGWSDSIWFPYARTRKLMPHLPEMYMLKTMFERAHPHHGYAFEPQSHQYLLHGDLWDFAYDRAPASNVFLPMTLELGSWLWIKKNPRQLFSRQGMFNPVKAHRTARVLRRHANLLDFLARAAFSSQRWLPQGNRREQLLQNAIDHWYNPESL comes from the coding sequence ATGCAGCCTCTGAGCTTCCTTCCCGACAGTTTTGCGGAGTACGAAGATCTCAGGGCGATCCTCGATCAGGGCAGCGCGAGCTTCGCAATCCGCACCGTCTGCGAGACGACGGTGCGCGGCCGGCAATTCGCCGTTCATACCGCGAGCATCGGATCCACCGACCCGCAGGCGCCGGCAATCGGCTTTTTCGGCGGCATTCACGGGCTCGAGCGGATCGGTTCGCAACTCGTGCTCGACTACATGCGCGCGCTGCTTGCACGGCTCGAATGGGACGAACTGCTGGTGCGTCAACTGCAGTCCATTCGTCTGATCTTTATGCCGATCGTCAATCCGGGCGGCATGTGGGCGGCCACGCGCGCCAACCCGAACGGCGTCGATCTGATGCGCAACGCGCCGCAGAACGCGGACGAACGCGTGCCGCTACTGGCGGGCGGTCAGCGCGTGGGCGCCTGGCTGCCGTGGTATCGCGGCCGAGCGGGTGCGCCGATGGAACCCGAGGCCGCCGCGCTGCTGCACGTGGTCGAAACCGAACTGGCCAATCGGCCGTTGAGCATTGCGCTCGATTGTCATTCGGGCTATGGCTGGAGCGACAGCATCTGGTTTCCTTACGCGCGCACGCGCAAGCTGATGCCGCATTTGCCGGAAATGTACATGCTGAAAACCATGTTCGAACGCGCGCATCCTCATCATGGCTACGCGTTCGAACCACAGAGCCATCAATATCTGTTGCATGGCGATCTGTGGGACTTCGCGTATGATCGCGCGCCCGCTTCCAATGTCTTTCTGCCGATGACCCTGGAACTGGGTTCGTGGCTGTGGATCAAGAAGAACCCGCGGCAGTTGTTTTCGCGGCAGGGCATGTTCAATCCGGTCAAGGCGCACCGTACCGCGCGCGTGCTGCGGCGTCACGCGAACCTGCTCGACTTTCTGGCGCGCGCGGCGTTTTCGTCGCAACGCTGGCTGCCGCAAGGCAATCGTCGCGAGCAACTGCTGCAAAACGCGATCGACCATTGGTATAACCCGGAAAGCCTATGA
- the phnC gene encoding phosphonate ABC transporter ATP-binding protein — translation MDAIREAIRIERLSKTFSNGRKALDEIDLRVEPGEMVALIGASGSGKSTLLRHIAGFTASDAQPSQIEILGRPIQQNGRIVREVRSIRRDIGFVFQQFNLVNRLSVETNVLIGALARLPWWRRLSGRFPRAERALSIAALNEVGIGEHARERAANLSGGQQQRAALARALVQRARIVLADEPIASLDPESSRRVMDMLRTLNIEHRLTVLVSLHQVEIAMQYCPRTIALRRGKVVYDGPSAALTPALLNTLYGDEARELIDEAAQGADDTETKNTADNTPLQDAAPTSGRYAFALNPAHSN, via the coding sequence ATGGACGCAATTCGGGAAGCAATCCGTATCGAACGGTTGAGCAAGACGTTCAGCAACGGCCGCAAGGCGCTGGACGAAATCGATCTGCGCGTCGAGCCGGGCGAGATGGTTGCGTTGATCGGCGCCTCGGGTTCGGGCAAGTCGACGCTGCTGCGACATATCGCGGGCTTCACGGCTTCGGATGCGCAGCCGTCGCAGATCGAGATTCTGGGCCGGCCGATCCAGCAGAACGGCCGCATAGTGCGGGAAGTGCGCAGCATTCGCCGCGATATCGGCTTCGTGTTCCAGCAATTCAATCTGGTGAACCGCCTCTCGGTCGAAACCAATGTGCTGATCGGCGCGCTCGCGCGGCTGCCCTGGTGGCGCCGTCTCAGCGGGCGTTTTCCACGCGCCGAGCGGGCCTTGTCGATCGCCGCGCTCAACGAGGTCGGCATTGGCGAACATGCGCGCGAACGCGCCGCCAATCTTTCCGGCGGCCAGCAGCAGCGTGCCGCGCTCGCCCGTGCGCTGGTGCAGCGCGCGCGTATCGTGCTCGCCGATGAACCGATCGCCTCGCTCGACCCGGAATCGTCGCGCCGCGTGATGGACATGCTGCGCACGCTGAACATCGAGCATCGGCTCACGGTTCTGGTGTCGCTGCATCAGGTCGAGATCGCCATGCAGTATTGCCCGCGCACGATTGCGCTGCGGCGCGGCAAGGTGGTCTACGACGGCCCTTCCGCCGCGCTCACACCGGCGCTGCTCAACACGCTCTACGGCGACGAGGCGCGCGAACTGATCGATGAAGCCGCCCAGGGCGCGGACGATACCGAAACTAAAAACACGGCGGACAACACGCCGCTTCAGGACGCTGCACCCACCTCGGGCCGCTACGCGTTCGCTCTCAATCCGGCGCACTCGAACTGA
- the phnD gene encoding phosphonate ABC transporter substrate-binding protein — MTFLRSLITLAVGAAAFACVATAQAEDINLGIISTDSSSVLKQRWEPLIQDMNKQTGLNVKAFFATDYAGIIEGMRFNKVQVGYFGNASAIEAVDRSQGEVFAKVQYANGDAGYYSVLITNVNSRFKTLDDVFKNTKDVTLGFGDPNSTSGTLIPGYYLFAKHNTPVNTSFKAVLPSSHEANLLAVVNNKIDIATNNTEMLDTLKKEHPDKFAQVRVLWKSPLIPSDPLVWRKDLPQATKDKLRNFFLNYAKTDPHEKAVMAAITGYGGFAASSDTQLLPIRQVALFQQKQKIESDAHLSDDDRKTQLAALDAKLSALNTAQSKQ, encoded by the coding sequence ATGACATTCCTGCGTTCATTGATCACGCTGGCCGTCGGCGCGGCTGCCTTCGCCTGTGTCGCCACCGCGCAAGCCGAAGACATCAACCTCGGCATCATTTCGACCGATTCGTCTTCCGTGCTGAAACAACGCTGGGAGCCCCTGATTCAGGACATGAACAAGCAGACCGGGCTGAACGTCAAAGCCTTCTTCGCGACGGACTACGCCGGCATTATCGAAGGCATGCGCTTTAACAAGGTGCAGGTCGGCTATTTCGGCAACGCGTCCGCAATCGAGGCAGTGGACCGCTCGCAAGGTGAAGTGTTTGCGAAGGTCCAGTACGCGAACGGCGACGCCGGTTACTACTCGGTGCTGATCACCAACGTGAACAGCCGCTTCAAGACGCTCGACGACGTGTTCAAGAACACGAAGGACGTCACGCTCGGTTTCGGCGATCCGAACTCTACCTCGGGCACGCTGATTCCCGGCTATTACCTGTTCGCCAAACACAATACGCCGGTCAACACCTCGTTCAAGGCCGTGCTCCCGTCGAGCCACGAAGCCAATCTGCTGGCCGTGGTGAACAACAAGATCGACATCGCGACCAACAACACCGAGATGCTCGACACACTGAAGAAGGAGCATCCGGACAAGTTCGCGCAAGTGCGCGTGCTGTGGAAGTCGCCGCTGATTCCGTCGGACCCGCTGGTGTGGCGCAAGGATCTGCCGCAAGCCACCAAGGACAAGCTGCGCAACTTCTTCCTGAACTATGCGAAGACCGATCCGCACGAAAAAGCGGTAATGGCCGCGATTACCGGTTACGGCGGCTTTGCAGCATCGTCGGATACGCAGTTGTTGCCGATCCGCCAGGTCGCGCTGTTCCAGCAGAAGCAGAAGATCGAGAGCGACGCGCATCTCTCCGATGACGACCGCAAGACCCAGCTGGCCGCGCTCGATGCGAAGCTGAGCGCGCTGAACACCGCGCAATCGAAGCAATGA
- the phnE gene encoding phosphonate ABC transporter, permease protein PhnE, whose translation MNTVDLLTSPARASEALVAQAARHPAPEAGKRSWLSLLGWIAVLAVLGGAWHGADMRPLDLLSDSGNMGQFAKDFFPPDFTEWRSYLHEMYVTLSVAVWGTALSLVCAVPCGLMSAHNIAPMWIVQPMRRMMDACRAINEMVFAMLFIVAVGLGPFAGVLALWVHTTGVLAKLFAEAVEAIDPRPAEGVRATGATSLDEIIYGVLPQVLPLWISFALYRFESNVRSAMVVGMVGAGGIGVVLYEAIRSFNYAQTAAVMIMVIVVVTVIDLASAWLRERVT comes from the coding sequence ATGAACACGGTCGATCTGCTCACGTCGCCGGCGCGTGCGAGCGAAGCGCTCGTCGCGCAGGCGGCGCGTCATCCCGCGCCGGAGGCCGGCAAACGCAGCTGGCTGTCGCTGCTCGGCTGGATCGCCGTGCTTGCGGTGTTGGGCGGCGCATGGCACGGCGCCGATATGCGTCCGCTGGATCTGCTCAGCGACTCCGGCAACATGGGCCAGTTCGCCAAAGACTTCTTTCCGCCCGACTTCACCGAATGGCGCAGCTATCTGCACGAGATGTACGTGACGCTCTCGGTGGCGGTGTGGGGCACCGCCCTCTCGCTCGTCTGCGCGGTGCCGTGCGGACTGATGTCCGCCCACAACATCGCGCCGATGTGGATCGTCCAGCCCATGCGCCGCATGATGGACGCGTGCCGCGCGATCAATGAAATGGTCTTCGCCATGCTGTTCATCGTAGCGGTCGGACTCGGTCCTTTTGCGGGCGTGCTGGCGCTGTGGGTGCACACCACCGGCGTGCTCGCGAAGCTTTTCGCCGAAGCCGTCGAGGCTATCGATCCGCGTCCGGCCGAAGGCGTGCGCGCCACCGGCGCCACCAGTCTCGACGAAATCATCTACGGCGTGCTGCCCCAGGTGCTGCCGTTGTGGATCTCGTTCGCGTTATATCGCTTCGAATCGAACGTGCGCTCGGCGATGGTGGTCGGCATGGTCGGCGCGGGCGGCATCGGCGTGGTGTTGTACGAAGCGATCCGCTCGTTCAACTATGCGCAAACCGCCGCGGTAATGATCATGGTGATCGTGGTCGTGACGGTGATCGACCTCGCGTCCGCGTGGCTGCGCGAGCGCGTGACCTGA
- a CDS encoding DMT family transporter, with protein sequence METFVVLLVLLSALLHATWNAFLHLSEDRVWLLGMMAIPYLAVSAVGVVVLPMPAPQAWPYIFASVVLEFGYLLALIRAYKSGDFGQIYPIARGLSPMLVFAGALVFAHEALKPVAAIGVALVSIGIISLAFRRGMRFSGESVPFALLTGLFIAAYSVVDGIGARVAGNGLSYIMWVYLIWNIPQFLFAWHWRGGAKGLFIGRALVLKGIASGVLALSAYCLIIEAYRYLPIAMVSALREMSSIFAVLIGWLFMHEKLTTRRIVACALVTLGAVLIRI encoded by the coding sequence ATGGAAACCTTTGTCGTTTTGCTGGTGCTGCTCTCTGCGCTGCTTCACGCCACGTGGAACGCGTTTCTGCATCTTTCGGAAGATCGCGTCTGGCTGCTCGGCATGATGGCGATTCCGTATCTCGCCGTGAGCGCGGTCGGCGTGGTCGTGCTGCCCATGCCCGCTCCGCAGGCGTGGCCGTATATCTTTGCATCGGTCGTGCTGGAATTCGGCTATCTGCTGGCGCTGATTCGCGCCTATAAAAGCGGCGACTTTGGGCAGATCTATCCGATTGCGCGTGGCCTCTCGCCGATGCTCGTATTCGCTGGCGCACTGGTCTTCGCGCATGAAGCGCTCAAGCCGGTGGCCGCTATCGGCGTGGCGCTGGTGTCGATCGGCATCATCTCGCTGGCGTTTCGCCGCGGCATGCGCTTTTCCGGCGAGAGCGTGCCCTTCGCGCTCCTGACCGGCCTGTTCATCGCGGCGTATTCGGTGGTCGACGGAATCGGCGCGCGCGTAGCGGGCAATGGCCTGAGCTACATCATGTGGGTCTATCTGATCTGGAATATCCCGCAGTTTCTGTTCGCCTGGCATTGGCGCGGCGGCGCGAAGGGGCTTTTCATCGGCCGTGCGCTGGTGCTCAAGGGGATTGCGTCGGGCGTGCTCGCGTTGAGCGCTTACTGCCTGATCATCGAGGCTTACCGCTATCTGCCGATTGCAATGGTCTCCGCACTGCGCGAGATGAGCTCGATCTTCGCGGTGCTGATCGGCTGGCTGTTCATGCATGAAAAACTAACCACACGGCGTATTGTTGCGTGCGCGCTGGTGACGTTAGGCGCAGTGCTGATCAGGATTTGA